One genomic window of Arvicanthis niloticus isolate mArvNil1 chromosome 24, mArvNil1.pat.X, whole genome shotgun sequence includes the following:
- the Aldh2 gene encoding aldehyde dehydrogenase, mitochondrial: protein MLRAALATARRGPRLSRLLSAAATSAVPAPNHQPEVFCNQIFINNEWHDAVSKKTFPTVNPSTGEVICQVAEGNKEDVDKAVKAARAAFQLGSPWRRMDASDRGRLLYRLADLIERDRTYLAALETLDNGKPYVISYLVDLDMVLKCLRYYAGWADKYHGKTIPIDGDFFSYTRHEPVGVCGQIIPWNFPLLMQAWKLGPALATGNVVVMKVAEQTPLTALYVANLIKEAGFPPGVVNIVPGFGPTAGAAIASHEDVDKVAFTGSTEVGHLIQVAAGSSNLKRVTLELGGKSPNIIMSDADMDWAVEQAHFALFFNQGQCCCAGSRTFVHEDVYDEFVERSVTRAKSRVVGNPFDSRTEQGPQVDETQFKKILGYIKSGQQEGAKLLCGGGAAADRGYFIQPTVFGDVKDSMTIAKEEIFGPVMQILKFKTIEEVVGRANNSKYGLAAAVFTKDLDKANYLSQALQAGTVWINCYDVFGAQSPFGGYKMSGSGRELGEYGLQAYTEVKTVTVKVPQKNS, encoded by the exons ATGCTGCGCGCCGCGCTCGCCACCGCCCGCCGTGGGCCGCGCCTGAGCCGCCTGCTGTCCGCCGCCGCCACCAGTGCGGTGCCAGCCCCCAACCATCAGCCCGAGGTCTTCTGCAACCAG ATCTTCATTAACAATGAGTGGCATGATGCCGTCAGCAAGAAGACATTCCCCACCGTCAACCCTTCCACGGGGGAGGTCATCTGCCAGGTAGCCGAAGGCAACAAG GAGGACGTGGACAAGGCAGTGAAGGCCGCTCGGGCAGCCTTCCAGCTGGGCTCACCCTGGCGCCGGATGGATGCATCTGACCGCGGCCGGCTGTTGTACAGACTGGCGGATCTCATCGAACGGGACCGGACCTACCTGGCG GCTTTGGAGACCCTGGACAACGGCAAGCCTTATGTCATCTCCTACCTGGTAGATTTGGACATGGTCCTGAAATGTCTCCG ctaTTATGCTGGCTGGGCTGACAAGTACCATGGGAAGACCATTCCTATCGATGGCGACTTCTTCAGCTACACCCGCCACGAGCCTGTGGGCGTGTGTGGGCAGATCATTCCG TGGAACTTCCCTCTCCTGATGCAAGCCTGGAAACTGGGCCCAGCCTTGGCAACTGGGAACGTGGTGGTGATGAAGGTGGCTGAGCAGACGCCGCTCACCGCGCTCTATGTGGCCAACTTGATCAAGGAG GCAGGCTTCCCCCCTGGCGTGGTCAATATCGTTCCTGGATTTGGCCCTACCGCCGGGGCTGCCATCGCATCCCATGAGGATGTGGACAAAGTGGCGTTCACAGGCTCCACTGAG GTTGGTCACCTAATCCAGGTTGCCGCCGGGAGCAGCAACCTCAAGAGAGTAACCCTGGAACTGGGGGGAAAGAGCCCCAACATCATCATGTCGGACGCTGACA tggactgggctgTGGAGCAGGCCCACTTTGCCCTGTTCTTCAACCAGGGCCAGTGCTGTTGCGCAGGCTCCCGGACCTTTGTGCATGAGGATGTGTATGATGAATTCGTGGAACGCAGTGTGACCCGGGCCAAGTCTCGGGTGGTGGGGAACCCCTTCGACAGCCGGACGGAGCAGGGGCCGCAG GTGGATGAGACTCAGTTTAAGAAGATCCTCGGCTATATCAAATCGGGACAACAAGAGGGCGCGAAGCTGCTGTGTGGTGGGGGCGCCGCCGCGGACCGTGGCTACTTCATCCAGCCCACCGTGTTCGGAGACGTAAAAGACAGCATGACCATTGCCAAGGAAGAG atCTTCGGACCAGTGATGCAGATCCTCAAATTCAAGACCATAGAGGAGGTTGTGGGGCGAGCCAACAATTCTAAGTACGGGCTGGCAGCAGCTGTCTTCACGAAGGACCTGGATAAGGCCAATTACCTGTCCCAGGCTCTCCAGGCTGGCACTGTGTG GATCAACTGCTACGATGTGTTTGGGGCCCAGTCCCCATTTGGTGGCTATAAGATGTCGGGGAGCGGCAGGGAGCTGGGCGAGTACGGCCTGCAGGCCTACACGGAAGTGAAGACG GTCACGGTCAAAGTGCCACAGAAGAACTCGTAA